The following are from one region of the Anomaloglossus baeobatrachus isolate aAnoBae1 chromosome 1, aAnoBae1.hap1, whole genome shotgun sequence genome:
- the LOC142255048 gene encoding LOW QUALITY PROTEIN: uncharacterized protein LOC142255048 (The sequence of the model RefSeq protein was modified relative to this genomic sequence to represent the inferred CDS: inserted 1 base in 1 codon) has product MQGNKKKKNRNVSIREFYAYRLQDRQSFNPLLHSNKLTQQYIIDAYLKIEAQRLDWNRQIQKKLRVELYVGLMDYINSRAEQQDLRPGRIVILPSSFTGGKHAMTQNYQDAMTLVAKFGKPDLFITFTCNPKWEEIQSGLLQHETAIDPPDSGLKLQELLNDLTAKKGGVIRKVKTYTYVIEFQIRGLPHCHMLLILNNKDKFREAIDCDNTVCAEIPDPDISKELYDVVTSSMIHGPCGEHNRNSQCMEDVKGIRTCAKKFPKDLNEETNINVDGYPVYRRRKDGIKLKIRDMEIDIRWVVPYNPYLSQKHNAHINVEICSSIQNVKYIFXYVNKGHDAAIFQVNEASNTGSYHWDEITTYRLV; this is encoded by the exons ATGCAggggaacaagaaaaaaaaaaacaggaatgtGTCGATTAGGGAATTCTATGCATACCGCCTTCAGGATCGACAATCCTTCAACCCGCTGTTACATTCCAACAAGCTGACGCAACAATACATAATTGATGCCTACCTAAAGATTGAAGCGCAGCGACTGGACTGGAACAGACAAATCCAAAAGAAACTCAGAGTAGAATTATATGTCGGGCTTATGGATTATATCAACAGTAGGGCTGAACAACAAGATCTGAGACCGGGTCGCATCGTCATACTTCCCTCTTCTTTTACCGGTGGAAAACATGCCATGACACAGAATTACCAAGATGCGATGACTTTGGTAGCAAAATTTGGAAAACCAGATTTATTTATTACGTTCACTTGCAACCCAAAGTGGGAAGAAATTCAGTCTGGCCTTTTACAACATGAAACAGCAATAGACCCCCCAGATTCG gggttaaagctacaAGAGTTACTAAACGACTTAACTGCAAAAAAAGGAGGAGTAATCAGAAAAGTAAAGACCTACACCTACGTCATTGAATTTCAAATAAGAG GTCTTCCTCATTGCCATATGCTCTTAATTCTGAACAACAAAGACAAGTTTCGAGAAGCTATCGATTGTGACAATACTGTTTGTGCAGAAATTCCTGACCCGGATATTAGCAAGGAGCTTTACGATGTTGTCACCAGCAGTATGATTCATGGGCCCTGTGGAGAACACAATAGAAATTCACAGTGTATGGAAGATGTAAAAGGAATTCGGACATGCGCTAAAAAGTTTCCCAAAGACCTCAACGAAGAAACAAATATTAATGTGGATGGTTATCCAGTATACCGCAGACGAAAAGATGGGATTAAGCTCAAGATTAGGGACATGGAAATTGACATCCGCTGGGTTGTACCATATAACCCCTACCTCTCTCAGAAACACAATGCACACATAAATGTGGAAATCTGCTCTTCTATCCAGAACGTCAAATATATTT AATACGTGAACAAAGGACATGATGCAGCCATCTTTCAAGTGAACGAAGCCAGTAATACTGGCAGCTACCACTGGGACGAGATTACGACTtacaggcttgtttaa